A genomic segment from uncultured Marinifilum sp. encodes:
- the sufB gene encoding Fe-S cluster assembly protein SufB, with product MAKEEQDKILDEVTGSEYKYGFVTDIENEDIGKGLSEDIIRKISAIKNEPEFMLEFRLKAYRHWTTMQMPEWAYLKIPEINYQDIIYYSVPKQKPLLDSMDDVDPEIRATFDKLGIPLDEQKLLAGVAVDVVMDSSSVKTTFKEALADKGIIFCSFSEAIQDHPDLIQEYMGSVVSYRDNFFAALNSAVFSDGSFVYIPKGVRCPMELSTYFRINAENTGQFERTLIVCEDESYVSYLEGCTAPMRDENQLHAAIVEIIVKDNAEVKYSTVQNWYPGDKNGKGGIYNFVTKRGICEGVNSKLMWAQVETGSAVTWKYPSTILKGDGSSSEFYSVAVTNHFQQADTGTKMIHIGNNTKSTIISKGISAGKSSNSYRGLVKVAKSCEGARNFSQCDSLLLGDKCGAHTFPYLEIGNKNAKVEHEATTSKIGEDQIFYCNQRGINTEDAIGLIVNGYAKEVINKMPMEFAVEAQKLLQISLEGSVG from the coding sequence ATGGCAAAAGAAGAACAAGATAAAATATTAGATGAGGTTACTGGAAGCGAATACAAATATGGCTTTGTAACCGATATCGAAAATGAGGACATTGGTAAAGGTCTAAGTGAGGATATTATCAGAAAAATATCGGCAATTAAAAATGAGCCGGAATTTATGCTGGAATTTAGGCTTAAAGCTTATCGCCATTGGACAACAATGCAAATGCCAGAGTGGGCATATTTAAAGATTCCTGAAATCAATTATCAGGATATCATATACTATTCTGTACCAAAACAAAAACCACTGCTTGATAGTATGGATGATGTTGATCCAGAAATTCGTGCTACCTTCGATAAGCTGGGAATTCCTTTAGATGAACAAAAACTTTTGGCAGGAGTAGCTGTTGATGTGGTAATGGATTCATCATCAGTAAAAACAACCTTTAAAGAGGCTTTGGCTGATAAAGGAATTATTTTCTGCTCGTTTAGTGAGGCCATACAGGATCATCCCGATTTAATTCAGGAATATATGGGTTCGGTGGTTTCCTATCGTGATAACTTTTTTGCAGCTCTTAACTCAGCAGTATTCTCCGATGGTTCCTTTGTGTACATTCCTAAAGGTGTTCGTTGCCCAATGGAATTGTCAACTTACTTTCGTATCAATGCCGAAAATACAGGTCAGTTCGAGCGTACTCTCATTGTTTGTGAAGATGAATCTTACGTAAGTTACCTGGAAGGTTGTACTGCACCTATGCGCGACGAGAATCAGCTACATGCTGCCATTGTTGAAATTATCGTAAAAGATAATGCAGAGGTGAAGTATTCTACTGTCCAAAATTGGTATCCTGGCGATAAGAATGGTAAAGGAGGAATTTACAATTTTGTTACCAAACGTGGTATCTGCGAAGGTGTAAACTCTAAGTTGATGTGGGCACAGGTTGAAACCGGATCGGCAGTAACCTGGAAATATCCTTCAACCATACTGAAAGGTGATGGTTCATCGAGCGAATTCTATTCGGTTGCAGTAACTAATCATTTTCAACAGGCCGACACAGGAACCAAAATGATACATATTGGTAACAATACCAAGAGTACCATTATTTCGAAAGGTATTTCGGCAGGTAAGAGTAGTAATTCATATCGCGGATTGGTAAAAGTAGCCAAGAGCTGCGAAGGTGCTCGTAACTTTTCACAATGTGATTCACTGCTTTTAGGCGATAAGTGTGGAGCTCATACTTTCCCATATTTAGAAATTGGTAATAAAAACGCTAAGGTAGAACACGAGGCTACAACTTCAAAAATTGGCGAAGACCAAATTTTTTACTGTAACCAACGAGGTATTAATACCGAAGATGCAATTGGATTAATTGTAAACGGATACGCAAAAGAGGTGATTAATAAAATGCCGATGGAGTTTGCCGTGGAAGCTCAAAAATTGCTTCAAATTAGTTTGGAAGGATCAGTAGGATAA
- the queG gene encoding tRNA epoxyqueuosine(34) reductase QueG translates to MNLTLKAKSNLIKSKALELGLDLCGIVKADFLSGEKENFLSWLKKGYHGEMGYMANNIEKRLDPRLLVENTKSIIVVALNYYPKQQQEDPQAPVIAKYAYGKDYHFVLKDRLNKLLEYINNEIGEVSGRAFVDSAPVLEHALAKKAGLGWIGKNSLLINRKIGSFLFLGELFVDMDLEYENPEYQDFCGGCNRCIRSCPTGAITEPHVVNGSKCISYYTIELKGDIPEELKGKFKNRVFGCDICQDVCPWNRMAKTHNVPEFEPNPELLSLTHQEWNELDGHKFSEIFKKSAVKRTKYKGIKRNLDFLNS, encoded by the coding sequence ATGAACCTTACACTAAAAGCAAAATCGAACCTTATAAAATCAAAAGCTCTTGAGCTTGGACTCGATTTATGTGGAATTGTTAAGGCCGATTTTCTAAGTGGCGAAAAAGAAAATTTCTTATCATGGCTAAAAAAAGGATATCATGGTGAAATGGGATATATGGCCAATAATATAGAAAAACGCCTCGATCCCCGTTTGCTGGTAGAAAATACAAAATCAATAATCGTTGTTGCATTAAATTATTACCCAAAACAACAGCAGGAAGATCCGCAGGCTCCAGTAATTGCAAAATATGCTTACGGAAAAGACTATCATTTTGTGTTAAAAGATCGATTAAATAAACTCTTGGAATACATAAATAACGAGATTGGTGAAGTTTCGGGTCGTGCTTTTGTCGATTCGGCTCCAGTGCTCGAGCATGCCTTGGCAAAAAAAGCTGGTTTAGGCTGGATTGGGAAAAATTCCCTTTTAATTAACCGAAAAATAGGTTCTTTTTTATTTCTAGGTGAACTTTTTGTTGATATGGATCTCGAGTATGAAAATCCGGAATATCAGGATTTCTGTGGAGGATGCAACCGATGTATACGTTCTTGTCCAACAGGAGCTATAACAGAACCTCACGTTGTAAATGGCAGTAAATGTATTTCATATTATACAATAGAACTTAAAGGAGATATTCCTGAAGAACTAAAAGGAAAATTTAAAAATAGAGTTTTTGGTTGTGATATCTGCCAGGATGTTTGTCCATGGAACCGCATGGCAAAAACTCATAATGTTCCCGAATTTGAACCAAATCCAGAACTATTGTCTCTTACGCATCAAGAGTGGAATGAATTAGATGGTCATAAATTTAGTGAGATATTTAAAAAATCGGCTGTTAAAAGAACAAAGTACAAAGGAATAAAAAGAAATCTCGATTTTTTAAATTCATAA
- a CDS encoding SufE family protein: protein MTINEIQEEIIEEFSGFDDWMDKYAYLIELGTELSGLDKEHQTDNNLIKGCQSKVWFNARLDNGIVKLEADSDAIIVKGIAALLIRVFNNQSPEDIMNADLKFIDEIGLKQHLSPTRSNGLVSMVKQIKMYGIAFNHVNK, encoded by the coding sequence ATGACAATAAACGAAATTCAGGAAGAAATTATTGAAGAGTTTTCAGGATTCGACGATTGGATGGATAAATATGCCTATTTAATTGAATTAGGAACCGAATTGTCTGGATTAGATAAAGAACATCAAACCGATAATAACTTAATTAAAGGTTGTCAGTCGAAAGTATGGTTTAATGCGCGGCTCGATAATGGCATTGTAAAGCTTGAAGCTGATAGCGATGCAATAATTGTTAAAGGTATTGCAGCTTTGTTAATTCGTGTTTTCAATAATCAGTCGCCTGAGGATATTATGAATGCCGATCTTAAATTTATTGATGAAATAGGATTAAAACAGCATTTATCACCAACAAGATCAAATGGTTTGGTTTCTATGGTGAAGCAAATAAAAATGTACGGAATTGCTTTTAATCACGTAAATAAATAG
- a CDS encoding alpha/beta hydrolase, with product MIYNKFHINSFDNTNLFVQSWSPEKEVKAILILVHGIGEHSSRYHNWAEQFVNSGFAVFAYDQRGHGLSSGKRGVISFYDDFMKDIDYVLSEASNKFPEIPQFLYGHSMGGGEVLNHLLKNNSNYIGVISTSPWIISQASPPKIIIPFIRFFNYLLPKLCIETKFDSNLLSHDKEISKRYDKDELVHYKISFRLFVSAYDAGYQVLNCKQKINKPLLLLHGTDDQITEPKASELFANNNKENCKFKMWKGGFHELHNETFSIEVFHYICKWMNKVLNSHA from the coding sequence ATGATTTATAACAAGTTTCATATCAATTCTTTCGATAATACCAATCTTTTTGTGCAATCATGGAGTCCTGAAAAAGAGGTTAAGGCTATTCTAATTTTAGTTCATGGAATTGGAGAGCACAGTTCGCGATACCATAATTGGGCAGAACAATTTGTTAATTCAGGATTTGCTGTATTCGCTTACGATCAACGTGGCCACGGTTTGTCATCCGGTAAACGTGGTGTTATTTCTTTTTACGATGATTTTATGAAAGATATCGATTATGTTTTATCCGAAGCAAGTAACAAATTTCCTGAAATCCCACAATTTTTATACGGACATAGCATGGGAGGAGGTGAAGTTTTAAACCATTTGTTAAAAAATAATTCAAATTACATAGGTGTAATATCTACCTCACCCTGGATAATATCTCAGGCATCTCCACCTAAAATTATTATACCATTCATACGTTTTTTTAATTATCTATTACCAAAATTGTGTATTGAAACAAAATTCGACTCAAATTTACTTTCTCACGATAAGGAAATTTCCAAACGATATGATAAAGATGAATTAGTGCATTATAAAATTTCATTTCGACTATTTGTTAGCGCCTACGATGCGGGTTATCAGGTTTTAAATTGTAAGCAAAAAATTAATAAACCATTACTCTTGCTTCATGGTACTGATGACCAAATTACCGAACCAAAAGCCAGCGAACTTTTTGCAAATAATAATAAAGAGAATTGTAAATTTAAGATGTGGAAAGGTGGGTTTCATGAATTACACAACGAGACTTTTAGTATCGAAGTGTTTCATTACATTTGTAAATGGATGAATAAAGTTTTGAATTCCCACGCCTAA
- a CDS encoding cysteine desulfurase, whose protein sequence is MGIMSIDIQKIRKDFPILQEKVHGKNLVYFDNAATTQKPRQVIDEMVKYYYKYNSNIHRGVHYLSNKSTDGNENARKIVQQFINAKHLHEIIFTRGTTESVNLVANSFADRYISEGDEVIVSEMEHHSNIVPWQLVCKRKKAVLKVLPFNDNGELQVEMLEDLITDRTKIVALNHISNSLGTINPIKEIIDIAHAKNVRVLIDAAQSVQHKKIDVQELDADFLVFSGHKLYGPTGIGVLYGKEELLNEMPPWQGGGEMIKEVRFEETTYNELPFKFEAGTPNYIDAIGLGAAIEYVENIGIENIDAYEQDLLNYATKKLLSIDGLKIYGTAGNKTSVISFLVEGIHFYDMGMLLDQMGIAVRTGTHCTEPVMQHFGIDGTVRASFSFYNTIEEIDALYNGILKVCKMFVH, encoded by the coding sequence ATAGGAATAATGAGCATAGACATTCAAAAAATACGTAAAGATTTTCCTATACTTCAGGAAAAGGTACATGGAAAAAACCTTGTGTACTTCGATAATGCAGCTACTACTCAAAAACCTCGACAGGTAATTGATGAAATGGTAAAGTATTATTACAAGTACAATTCAAATATTCATCGTGGAGTTCATTATTTAAGTAATAAATCTACCGATGGAAATGAGAATGCAAGAAAAATTGTTCAGCAGTTTATTAATGCCAAACATCTGCACGAAATCATTTTTACCAGAGGAACTACCGAATCGGTAAATTTGGTTGCCAATTCTTTTGCCGATAGATATATCAGCGAAGGTGATGAAGTGATCGTATCGGAAATGGAACACCACTCAAACATTGTTCCTTGGCAACTGGTTTGTAAGAGAAAAAAGGCAGTGCTTAAGGTTCTTCCCTTTAACGATAATGGCGAGTTGCAGGTAGAAATGCTTGAGGATTTGATTACCGATCGAACAAAAATTGTTGCCCTTAATCATATTTCCAATTCATTGGGTACAATTAATCCTATTAAAGAGATTATTGATATTGCTCATGCTAAAAATGTTCGTGTATTAATAGATGCAGCTCAATCGGTGCAGCACAAAAAAATCGATGTTCAGGAATTAGATGCTGATTTTCTGGTTTTTTCGGGACATAAACTTTACGGACCAACTGGTATTGGCGTTTTGTACGGAAAAGAAGAGTTGTTAAATGAAATGCCGCCATGGCAAGGTGGAGGCGAAATGATTAAGGAAGTGCGTTTCGAAGAAACCACTTACAACGAATTGCCTTTTAAATTCGAAGCAGGAACTCCAAATTATATTGATGCAATTGGTCTGGGTGCAGCAATTGAGTATGTTGAAAATATAGGTATAGAAAATATTGATGCTTACGAACAGGATTTGTTGAATTATGCAACAAAAAAGCTTTTGTCTATCGATGGATTAAAAATATACGGAACAGCCGGGAATAAAACATCGGTAATCTCATTTTTAGTAGAAGGAATTCATTTTTACGACATGGGCATGCTGTTGGATCAGATGGGAATAGCCGTTAGAACAGGAACTCATTGCACAGAACCTGTAATGCAACATTTTGGAATTGATGGAACAGTTCGTGCCTCATTTTCTTTTTACAATACCATTGAAGAAATAGATGCACTGTACAACGGAATCTTGAAAGTTTGTAAAATGTTTGTACATTGA
- a CDS encoding iron-sulfur cluster assembly protein has translation MGKKETEAIIVEVLKTIYDPEIPVNIYDLGLIYEIDVYEEDEVKILMTLTAPNCPMADQILEEVNEKTKALPMIEDVTVVLTFDPPWDKDMMTEEAKLELGFL, from the coding sequence ATGGGAAAAAAGGAGACAGAAGCTATAATTGTTGAGGTTTTAAAAACGATTTATGATCCTGAAATTCCAGTGAATATATACGACCTGGGATTGATCTACGAAATTGATGTGTATGAAGAAGATGAGGTAAAAATACTTATGACTCTTACAGCCCCTAATTGTCCAATGGCCGATCAGATTCTCGAAGAGGTAAATGAAAAAACAAAAGCATTACCTATGATCGAAGATGTTACAGTGGTTTTAACTTTCGATCCGCCCTGGGATAAGGATATGATGACTGAAGAAGCAAAACTCGAATTGGGTTTTCTATAA
- a CDS encoding helix-turn-helix domain-containing protein, with the protein MSYTKTLKREKYLKELIEKQCTGTPKELAVKMEVSESTVYRILKALKELGEPIDYSESKNTYYYK; encoded by the coding sequence ATGAGCTACACTAAAACACTAAAAAGAGAAAAATATTTAAAAGAATTAATAGAAAAACAATGTACCGGAACACCAAAAGAACTGGCAGTTAAGATGGAAGTATCGGAGAGTACTGTTTATAGAATACTAAAAGCACTTAAAGAGTTGGGAGAACCGATCGACTATTCCGAAAGCAAAAATACGTACTATTATAAGTAA
- a CDS encoding GSCFA domain-containing protein — MDQFRTQIEIPKSDFKISYHSKILMLGSCFVENIGSILNKNKFNISVNPFGIVYNPFSVANCIKFLIENKIFTEENLNFANNLYFSYYHHGSFSNNKLEDCLENINSKRQSASLDLAGADILCITFGTSWVYELIDSGLVVSNCHKQLASSFHRYRLNVDEIVKLYKELILSLSLFNPHLKIIFTISPIRHWKDGANGNQLSKATLLLAVEQLVQLFDHVSYFPSYEIVMDELRDYRFYDEDMIHLNSTAVNYIWSRFINTFLDDETLVQMKKIKKIISAAGHRPFNPHSESHQKFLANTYRKMEDLENQIPNLSFDLERRTIQKNLL, encoded by the coding sequence ATGGATCAGTTTAGAACGCAGATTGAAATTCCAAAATCAGATTTTAAAATTTCCTATCATTCCAAAATTTTAATGTTAGGTTCATGTTTTGTCGAAAATATTGGAAGTATTCTCAATAAAAATAAATTTAATATTTCGGTAAATCCATTTGGTATTGTTTATAATCCGTTTAGCGTTGCTAATTGCATTAAGTTTTTAATAGAAAATAAAATATTTACTGAAGAAAATTTAAATTTTGCAAATAATTTGTATTTCAGTTACTATCATCACGGAAGTTTCTCTAATAATAAGCTCGAAGATTGTTTAGAGAATATTAATTCTAAACGACAATCTGCTTCTCTTGATTTAGCTGGTGCCGATATTTTATGCATAACTTTTGGTACTTCTTGGGTTTATGAGTTGATTGACTCAGGTCTTGTAGTCTCAAATTGTCACAAGCAATTGGCAAGTAGTTTTCACCGATATCGTCTTAATGTTGACGAAATAGTTAAACTGTATAAAGAATTAATATTATCATTATCTCTATTTAATCCACACTTAAAAATCATTTTTACAATTAGTCCTATTCGTCATTGGAAAGATGGAGCAAATGGTAATCAGTTAAGTAAGGCTACATTATTGCTGGCTGTGGAACAGTTGGTTCAACTTTTCGATCATGTCTCCTATTTCCCTTCCTACGAAATTGTAATGGATGAGCTCAGAGATTATAGATTCTACGATGAGGATATGATACATTTAAATTCAACTGCAGTTAATTATATTTGGTCTCGTTTTATCAATACATTTCTTGATGATGAAACTTTAGTGCAGATGAAAAAAATTAAAAAAATAATTTCCGCTGCAGGTCATAGACCTTTTAATCCTCATTCAGAATCTCATCAAAAATTTCTGGCAAACACTTATAGAAAAATGGAAGATCTTGAGAATCAGATACCCAATCTTTCCTTTGATCTTGAACGTAGGACAATTCAAAAAAATCTTTTATAA
- the sufC gene encoding Fe-S cluster assembly ATPase SufC, whose protein sequence is MLSIKNLHVSIEGKDILKGINLEIKPGEVHAIMGPNGAGKSTLASVLAGRDLFNVTEGEVTFEGNDLLDMAPEDRAKEGIFLGFQYPIEIPGVSTVNFMKTAVNEHRKYKGLEPLKAADFLKLMRDKKALVEIDSKLMNRSVNEGFSGGEKKKNEIFQMAMLEPKLAVLDETDSGLDIDALRIVAKGVNKLKNAENATIVITHYQRLLDYIVPDVVHVLYNGRIVKTAGKELALELEEKGYDWIKEENGK, encoded by the coding sequence ATGTTAAGCATAAAAAATTTACACGTTTCCATAGAAGGAAAAGATATTCTTAAAGGAATTAATCTGGAGATTAAACCAGGAGAAGTTCATGCAATTATGGGGCCTAACGGTGCCGGAAAAAGTACTCTTGCTTCGGTTTTAGCAGGTAGAGATTTATTTAATGTAACCGAAGGTGAAGTTACTTTCGAGGGAAACGACTTGTTGGATATGGCACCCGAAGATCGTGCCAAAGAAGGAATCTTTCTTGGATTTCAGTATCCTATCGAAATACCAGGAGTTTCTACCGTTAACTTCATGAAAACAGCAGTGAATGAACATCGCAAATATAAAGGGTTAGAGCCATTAAAAGCTGCTGATTTTTTAAAATTAATGCGCGATAAAAAAGCATTGGTCGAAATAGACTCAAAACTAATGAATCGTTCGGTAAACGAAGGCTTTTCGGGTGGAGAGAAAAAGAAAAATGAGATTTTCCAAATGGCTATGTTAGAGCCTAAGCTAGCGGTTTTAGATGAGACCGACTCTGGTTTAGATATCGATGCATTACGAATTGTTGCTAAAGGAGTTAATAAGTTAAAAAATGCCGAAAATGCAACAATTGTAATTACTCACTATCAGCGTTTGTTGGATTATATTGTACCAGATGTTGTGCATGTCTTGTACAACGGACGTATTGTTAAAACTGCAGGTAAAGAATTAGCTCTTGAACTTGAAGAAAAAGGATACGACTGGATTAAAGAAGAGAACGGAAAATAG
- the sufD gene encoding Fe-S cluster assembly protein SufD: protein MADINTINKDFADLYNQGNKLLQEGSSDVMNEARKSAFHDFEKLGVPTRANEHYKYTDLIPVFDHPYNVNLRYQKVDVNLNKIFQCDVPELDTNMVLLTNGWFYEENKKLEIPEGVIVCSLQEASRKYPEIFNAHYGKYAKTSEDGLVALNTALAKDGFFMYVPKGVVIEKPIQVVNLLRSDRDLMGAQRNLIVVEENAQAKIIVCDHTLTKHKYLTNSVTEINVAKNAIFDLYTLQNQHLNSSILNSTFVRQEANSNVLTNTISLYGGTIRNNHHVLMDDEYCENNTFGMYLMDREQHVDNHTVIDHAKPNCLSNEHFKGVMDDNASAAFAGRIFVRKDAQKTQAYQSNNNLLLSDDAVINTKPQLVIDADDVKCSHGATVGQMDDDALFYLRARGIDEKEARQMLMFAFAHEIIEKIRIEPLKERIDELVDKRLRGEMSKCNTCAIACNH, encoded by the coding sequence ATGGCCGATATTAATACAATAAATAAGGATTTCGCTGATTTATACAATCAAGGAAATAAGCTTTTACAAGAAGGTTCGTCAGATGTAATGAATGAAGCTCGTAAAAGTGCTTTCCACGATTTTGAAAAATTAGGCGTACCTACTCGTGCCAACGAGCATTATAAATACACCGATTTGATTCCGGTTTTTGATCATCCATACAATGTAAATCTTAGATATCAGAAAGTAGATGTCAATTTAAATAAGATTTTTCAGTGCGATGTGCCCGAATTGGATACCAATATGGTATTATTAACAAATGGTTGGTTTTACGAAGAAAATAAGAAACTCGAAATTCCCGAAGGTGTAATTGTTTGCAGTCTTCAGGAAGCATCAAGAAAATATCCCGAAATTTTTAATGCTCATTATGGGAAATATGCCAAAACCAGTGAAGATGGCTTGGTAGCCCTAAATACAGCTTTGGCTAAGGATGGATTTTTTATGTATGTGCCTAAAGGGGTAGTAATAGAGAAACCTATTCAGGTGGTGAACCTTTTGCGTTCCGATCGTGACTTAATGGGGGCTCAGAGAAATCTTATTGTGGTAGAGGAAAATGCACAGGCAAAAATTATTGTTTGCGATCATACCTTAACAAAACATAAATATCTAACCAATTCGGTTACCGAGATAAATGTTGCTAAAAATGCAATTTTCGATTTGTATACATTGCAAAACCAACATCTTAACTCATCTATCTTAAACTCAACATTTGTACGTCAGGAAGCAAATTCGAATGTACTTACCAATACAATATCATTGTACGGAGGAACAATTCGTAACAATCATCATGTGCTAATGGACGATGAATATTGTGAAAACAATACTTTCGGAATGTATTTAATGGATAGAGAACAGCATGTAGATAATCATACAGTTATTGATCATGCAAAACCAAACTGCTTAAGTAACGAGCATTTTAAAGGTGTAATGGATGACAATGCTTCGGCAGCATTTGCGGGGCGTATTTTTGTGAGAAAAGATGCTCAGAAAACCCAGGCCTATCAGTCGAACAACAATTTGTTGCTTTCCGATGATGCTGTTATCAATACAAAGCCTCAGTTGGTAATCGATGCCGATGATGTGAAGTGTAGTCATGGTGCTACGGTAGGGCAAATGGATGATGATGCTCTATTCTATTTGCGTGCAAGAGGAATAGATGAAAAAGAAGCTCGTCAGATGTTGATGTTTGCTTTTGCTCATGAAATTATCGAGAAAATAAGAATTGAGCCGTTAAAAGAAAGAATCGACGAATTAGTTGATAAAAGATTGCGTGGCGAAATGTCGAAATGTAATACTTGTGCGATAGCTTGCAATCACTAG